The DNA region AGGTGATGATTAATCTTTCTTTTTCATAAATAAAGATTATTTGTACATCACAAAAAAGGATTCAAAATGAACTGTTGAATCCTTTCAAATATTATCGATTTAATAAATCTGATTTAACTAACTTTTCTTGTTTTTCATATTTACGATACGCTAACATAATCAAAGCACCAATCAAGAAACAGACGGCTGGAACAATAATAAAGGATACTTTAATGCCGACTAAAGCCATTTCTGTCTGTATATGATTGGCAACATAACCTGTCTTGTCCATAATCATTGATGGTAAAAAACCACCTAACCCAGAGCCCATCTTGATGCAAAATGCACTTCCAATCGCTGTTAAGAATCCAGCTGAACGGATACCTGTTTTCCATTCACCATAATCGACCGTATCTGACAACATGGCAAACGGCATTGAAACTGCAATCCCTGTTCCAAGTGATGTTAGAATCCAGGTCGTAACAATTAAGGCAAAATTATTCCCTACTACGCCCATTAATAGTTGGCCAGTCGCAGCTATCCCGAACCCAAGAATTAATGTATTGCTTTTTGACAGTTTTTTGACTAAAAATGGAATTAAGGCAACACCAAGCACTTGAACAAGTACCAAGCCATTTAAAATTGACGCATAGTTTAAATGACCTAAATTATACTCTGCATAATAAATGACGGTTGACGTTCGCACTGTATTACCTAGCCAATACATAATATTAGCTAGCACAATGATGACCCATGGCCAATTACCACGCATGGCTTTAAAACTATCTTTAACGGGGATACTTTTAGTTTCCTTTGTTTCGATATTATTTTCTTTCATATTTGCAAAAGCGAACAAAAACATGAATGTACCAATGATTGAATACGCAATTGCAGTAATCATAAACCCCTTTTGATCATTACCACCACCAAAATATGCCACTAATGGTAAAGTGAATGATGCTGTGACGAAGTAGCCAATATTTCCACCTATCATTCGATATGAATTGAGTTTGATTCGTTCGTCTGAATCATTACTTAAGTTGGGTAAAATTGACGTAATCGGTGTTGAAATACCAGTGTATATGATACCTGTAATTAAATAGGTAATTAATGCATATATGACCTTACTGCTAGTACTGATGTCAGGAGTGATAAATGATAGAGCTAAAAAAATACCAAATGGAACCGCCAGCCATAGGAACCACGGACGACTTTTACCATATTTAGAATGCGTATGATCAATAATCAAACCCCAGATAGGTGCATCAAACGAATCAATGATTCGCGCAACCAATAAGATCATACCTGCCATTCCAACCGAAATACCAAAAACATCAGTATAAAAATATAATATAAAGCTAGTCAATGTGCAGTACAATAGATTCCCAGCAGTATCTGTGCTGGCATATGCCAATATGTTTTTTAAACGCAATTTTGATTGATTCATTTTTTTCCGCTCCTTTAAACTTTCTCACGATAATGTTCTCTAAAATCGCGAGGTGATAATCCCGTAACTTTTTTAAAATGATTTGAAAACGAAATATATGATTCATACCCAACAATAGTTGAAATGCTTTTTAACAATACATTACTTTTTACTAAATACTCTTTAGCGACTTCAATTCTTAAATCATCTAGCACTTCTAATGGTGTTTTTCCATAAATTTGTCTTGAAACACGGGCTAAATAATTGATATGCAAATGAAAATGACTCGAAATATCTTGATTAGTTAAATGCCGACAAATATTTTTTTCTAAATATAAATGGATTTTTTCGGCCAAAATTGTAACACGATCTTTTGTAAAGCCTTCATTTTCTATATATTTTAAGAATTTCAAAAATAATTCTTCAGTATGCCAAATTGCATCTACGTCTGTTTTTTCAGTACTACTTTGAATTTGCAGTAATAATTCGAAAATCAATTCTTGGTCGAGAATTTCAGCCTGTTTTGGTAAATGTAGCGTGTAGTTTCTCTGATGGAAATGTAAATCAGGAATTGGTAGCATCGAAGTAAAGTGTTTAGGCCGATTACTTTCTTCCCACTGGGCAGTTGTATAAATATGAATCCAAAAAAATTCAGTTTTTTCTTCACACGCCTGCCATGAGTAATGATGTTGATCAGGTAATAGAATGAACATCTCGTTTTGCTTGATTGTGTAATTTAATCCAGCTTCAGATATGAACAATTGTCCTTTTTTTACAAAAATTAAATCAAAGTACCCTAATTTGTTTCGATCAGGATGCATCTGTCCAGCTTGAAAAGAGGTTAGATTCCCTTCGATAAAGTTTGGGAACGGCGGTAAAGCAATCGAAATGATTTTTTGTTCCATAAAGCCCTCCAAATGAACAACCTATTTCAGCTCATCTTCATTAATTTTAATTTGATGATTATTATCTGTGATTCCAATTTTCTTTAGCATCGATGATTTTATTAAATAAACTTCTGCTTGGTATGGCGTAAAGCTAGTTATAATAATTTGATTATTCTGATAAGAATAAGTTCCATTAATCACCTGAAGGTCATTATCTTCATAAATAACAAAAGTTTTTTGACCGATGCCGTCAAGATATGCAACAAGTTCTTCCCCATATCCCAATCAGATGTTTTCTCATTTCCAGTAAAGAGTCTTTTGAATATGCCACCATCTTGGTGGAAGGTAGCTTGTCCAAATCGCGCACGAGACAAATCTGGCCGATTTATATGTGGGCCAGCAACTGAATATGTCGAAGCGGCCATTCCAGTCGAAATGGGTGTCGTTGCGGTTGCGTTATTGTCATAACAATACAAAATACCTGGTAGTGAGCGATAGCTTGCTTTTAAATATTCAATGTTATTATTCAACTCAAAGACCTTATACGCCGAGGCTGACGTAATTCCACCCCATAACGAATGAATCATATAGCTTAATGCTTCCCACCAGCGATCCGGATTTTGTGCTCTAAAGTCATTCGAAATACCGATGTTTGCTAGCAATAATTCGCCATACAATTCAGCGCTTTCTTTTTGTTTAGCTGAACTCATTGCGCCAGCAGTTGGGCCAAATCCAGCATTGTCATAGAAATGCTCGGTAATTGCAGCGTTATATGTTTTACTTTGACTAGCAATTCTTCGCGTTGTTTTTGTCCAAAGTTCATTTATCTTATGATATTCATCGGTTAAATGGTGCGCCTTTAATTTATTTAAAAGTGAATCAATATATAAAAAGTACACACCTAGCATTTGCGCTTCTTCTTTACCTCTGTCTGTTTCATGTAAGTCGGGATCAACACGCAATTCAAAAACGTCTGCTGCCCATTTTAAATACGTATTAGGTTGATTGATTTGTAATACGTCTTCATCAAATTCTGACAAAAGATAGAAAAGGTGTCCAATATACTCAAAATCCATACATCGGTAAAAGCTACCATATAGGAATGCAGGTGTTCTTAAATCACCATCTTGAAACCATTTCTGTTTAACATAGTGAACAGCACTTGCTTCGACTTGTTGGACTTGTTGTATATTTAATTGACCTAATAAATTCTTTTTAAGAATTAAATTTAATTTTCCTAATGACTCCCCTTGATTGGAAACTGGCGTAAACGCATATGGTACTTCACCATCTGGCCCTAAATAAGAATGAGTTGATAGATAATCAACCCTAGTTTCAAGTAGTTGATCCAATGGTGGCATTACATTCAATACAATAAAGTCTGAAGTACCATCGTCAAAAGTAAATTCGATTTTATGCTCGCCTAACTGATCTGAGACAAATGTCAACTCAAAATTGTCAGTGCCTTTTTTGACCAAATTTTGATTGAGCAGTCTTTTTGTTTGACCGTTTCTACCAGAAATACTTTTAACGGTAATTACCCGACGCTCGGCACTATCAATTTTGATATGAATTTCCTGGCCGATTATACTCAACGGATCAAACACAATGACTGGGTGATGTGCAGCTTTTGCGTTCTTGTAAAATTCATTAGTATTATCATTAACATTCATAACATACTGCCATACTTGACATTCATCAGGACCAAGGGTGATATCACTTTGGCTATATATCCAGTCGTTCGGATTATTATTTTCATCATAACCACCTGCCAATATCAATTGATGAAATAACATGCCGTCTAAGGAAGGCGATACATTCTCGAAAAATTTATTGTCATAATCACAATAAGTACCAATAGATTTTGTTTCACCTTTGATTTGATATAGTCCCAAACTCATTCCAGCATTATCACGTCTGACAAGATTAAGTTTTGTAAAGTTAGTTGAAATCGATGGGAAAACAGCTGTTGATTGATGCATATTACGTGCAACATTTTTGTCACGGAACATGATATAAGCAAACGAAATCCACACGCCAAAATAATTGACAGTCAAGGCACTGCTTGTCAGATTGATTAGCTTAATGGTCCACACTAACTGCCCTTCTTGATCCAAAAAATAATCGAATTCAACTTTTACAAGTTTTTCAATCGTGTAAATCACACTGATATTTTGATTGTTTTGCAAAATTTGAGGGCCCATTTGATAACTTTCAAACGTATTTCCATCAATCGTCAACTTAAACTGGCCGAATAATTTATTTGAATCATTGTAATCATTTTGTTTCAGATATTGATTGTCAATGACCCAATTCATATGATATTGGTCTTCTTTCATGATTAATGATTTAATGTACCCTGCTTTAGCAACTTCTAATTGTATCTTATCATTTTCAATCACTGTCATACCTCCATATTGATGACTATGAAATATATTCTAGCATTATTTTGATAGCGCTTACATTGGTAATGACAAACAAAAGTTATTCAAATTAACACAAAGTAATTTATTCGTATCCTGCGTTTAATATTTGCTTAACACCTAAACCGCTTCTGTGACTAGTCGTTTATGTGCTACAAAAAGGCCATTGTGTAGTCCACAATGACCTCTTATTATTTACATGAGTCTAGTGTTGTATTAAGCCATTAGTGCCACTCAACTTTACCAGCTTGAAAGGCATCCGCTTCCAATAATTCTGATAAGAATACGTTACCTAAAGTTTGGATATAATTTTTTTCTGCAGATAATAATACTTGTGAAATGAATTTTTTGCTCTCATTGATGTGGTTTTGGTTCTGAAAGACCTTATTTGCTAGATTTGATGGGGTAAATTGAATAACTGGGGTATCTTCAATTGCAAGTAGAATATCAGCGAGGGCTATTTCATCTGCACGTTTCAATAGTGTATAACCACCGTCTTTTGATGCATTTGACTCGATGAGCTTTGCCACGACCAATTTGCGTAACGTTTTTTTTAATGAAGAGTCAGATATGAGCAAAAGTTCGCTTAATCGAGTACTTTTAATGCTCGTATGATTTATTTGCGTCGCCAAAACGATTAAAACAAATATGCTGATTTCAAAATCTTTTGGTAATTTCATGGCAATCTCACCAAGTCATCTATTAATTGGTTAGCTAAAACTGACACCTTAATTGGTTTAAATTTTTTTGAAAATTTGCTCATGAATTTGAGAATTGGCACCATTTTAGTGATATTATCTTTTCGACCACCGCCATAGACAATCGTTGGCTCTACAACACTTAAACGTATTTCTGATGCTTGCAGCATCTCAATGATTTCAGACTTAATGTCAGTGAATGATTTAGGGCCTAATTTACCACCAATTATACCCATTGCAGATACCTGATAATGTCTGGCTAGTTGCAACATCATCTGAGCTGGCTTGACATTAATATCAATTAATTCTTTTTTATTTTTTTCGGGTCGCCCAATCAAATCAATAATATAATCAACTTTTTTTGGTAACTGTCCAATCATCTGCGCTGTATTACTCAAATCTGCTTGAATGACTTGAATTTGACGGTTGTTGAAATTGTTTACGTTGTTTCGAGA from Weissella diestrammenae includes:
- a CDS encoding MFS transporter yields the protein MNQSKLRLKNILAYASTDTAGNLLYCTLTSFILYFYTDVFGISVGMAGMILLVARIIDSFDAPIWGLIIDHTHSKYGKSRPWFLWLAVPFGIFLALSFITPDISTSSKVIYALITYLITGIIYTGISTPITSILPNLSNDSDERIKLNSYRMIGGNIGYFVTASFTLPLVAYFGGGNDQKGFMITAIAYSIIGTFMFLFAFANMKENNIETKETKSIPVKDSFKAMRGNWPWVIIVLANIMYWLGNTVRTSTVIYYAEYNLGHLNYASILNGLVLVQVLGVALIPFLVKKLSKSNTLILGFGIAATGQLLMGVVGNNFALIVTTWILTSLGTGIAVSMPFAMLSDTVDYGEWKTGIRSAGFLTAIGSAFCIKMGSGLGGFLPSMIMDKTGYVANHIQTEMALVGIKVSFIIVPAVCFLIGALIMLAYRKYEKQEKLVKSDLLNR
- a CDS encoding helix-turn-helix transcriptional regulator, with protein sequence MEQKIISIALPPFPNFIEGNLTSFQAGQMHPDRNKLGYFDLIFVKKGQLFISEAGLNYTIKQNEMFILLPDQHHYSWQACEEKTEFFWIHIYTTAQWEESNRPKHFTSMLPIPDLHFHQRNYTLHLPKQAEILDQELIFELLLQIQSSTEKTDVDAIWHTEELFLKFLKYIENEGFTKDRVTILAEKIHLYLEKNICRHLTNQDISSHFHLHINYLARVSRQIYGKTPLEVLDDLRIEVAKEYLVKSNVLLKSISTIVGYESYISFSNHFKKVTGLSPRDFREHYREKV
- a CDS encoding RrF2 family transcriptional regulator: MKLPKDFEISIFVLIVLATQINHTSIKSTRLSELLLISDSSLKKTLRKLVVAKLIESNASKDGGYTLLKRADEIALADILLAIEDTPVIQFTPSNLANKVFQNQNHINESKKFISQVLLSAEKNYIQTLGNVFLSELLEADAFQAGKVEWH
- a CDS encoding NAD-dependent epimerase/dehydratase family protein — protein: MTNVVLLGGTGYIGREITRAWLKRDPQVSFFIISRNNVNNFNNRQIQVIQADLSNTAQMIGQLPKKVDYIIDLIGRPEKNKKELIDINVKPAQMMLQLARHYQVSAMGIIGGKLGPKSFTDIKSEIIEMLQASEIRLSVVEPTIVYGGGRKDNITKMVPILKFMSKFSKKFKPIKVSVLANQLIDDLVRLP